Proteins co-encoded in one Burkholderia ambifaria AMMD genomic window:
- a CDS encoding fimbrial protein yields MNARTLSLAEPAVTDYFVCASHQDEHLRWLRDTLVSAGMVEAVSLEPGALAQRILGLNPAIVFIDFSRAQAEASAAAAAVRLAHPSLPVVALGTLAQPESALAALRAGVRDFIDVSGSAEDALRITRGLLEHAGAEPANRHGKLVALLGARAGMGVSTLASNLAVWLHKRGAAGIVAGDAPAFGVATPHARQTALVDLGLPAGDSALFLNTRCEFHFVEAVRNLRRIDRTFVNTALARHASGVALTTLPPNLADLRDVSYAACVGLLNRLRAFFDQQIVDLGGFTNLEFVAQIAAVADEAWLVCDQGVASIVSAVDLLEGLRDAGMDLGKMRLVVNQYDAALSLTPAQIADRLGIALLATLPARRVSIGQAANQGRLIVDMAERDPYVRALEPLAERLAGTVAPAKSAASGLSVLKRFIQPSSKRS; encoded by the coding sequence CACCAGGACGAGCATCTGCGCTGGCTGCGGGATACGCTCGTCTCGGCCGGCATGGTGGAAGCGGTATCGCTGGAGCCCGGCGCGCTGGCCCAGCGCATCCTCGGGCTCAACCCGGCGATCGTCTTCATCGATTTTTCCCGTGCCCAGGCCGAAGCGAGTGCTGCCGCCGCGGCGGTGCGTCTTGCACATCCGAGCCTGCCGGTGGTCGCGCTCGGTACGTTGGCGCAGCCGGAAAGCGCGCTCGCGGCGCTCCGGGCCGGCGTGCGCGATTTCATCGACGTTTCTGGCAGCGCGGAAGACGCATTGCGTATCACGCGCGGACTGCTCGAGCACGCCGGCGCGGAACCGGCCAATCGCCACGGCAAGCTGGTCGCGCTGCTCGGTGCGCGCGCCGGGATGGGCGTGAGTACGCTCGCATCGAATCTCGCCGTATGGCTGCACAAGCGCGGCGCTGCCGGCATCGTCGCCGGCGACGCGCCTGCCTTCGGTGTTGCCACGCCGCATGCCCGGCAAACGGCGCTCGTGGATCTGGGTCTGCCGGCGGGCGATAGCGCACTCTTTCTCAACACGCGTTGCGAATTCCATTTTGTCGAGGCCGTGCGCAACCTGCGCCGCATCGACCGGACCTTCGTCAACACGGCCCTCGCACGACACGCGAGCGGCGTCGCGTTGACGACGCTGCCGCCGAACCTCGCCGATTTGCGCGACGTGTCGTACGCGGCCTGCGTCGGCCTGCTGAACCGGCTGCGCGCCTTCTTCGATCAGCAGATCGTCGATCTGGGCGGCTTTACCAACCTGGAGTTCGTCGCGCAGATCGCGGCGGTTGCCGACGAGGCGTGGCTGGTCTGCGATCAGGGCGTCGCGTCGATCGTCTCCGCGGTCGATCTGCTCGAGGGGCTGCGCGATGCAGGGATGGACCTCGGCAAGATGCGTCTCGTCGTCAACCAGTACGACGCGGCACTGAGCCTGACGCCGGCCCAGATCGCAGACCGGCTCGGCATCGCGTTGCTGGCGACGCTGCCTGCGCGGCGCGTGTCGATCGGGCAGGCGGCCAACCAGGGGCGACTCATCGTCGACATGGCCGAGCGCGACCCGTATGTGCGTGCGCTAGAGCCGCTCGCGGAGCGACTGGCAGGCACGGTGGCGCCGGCAAAGAGCGCCGCTTCGGGCCTGTCCGTGCTCAAGCGTTTCATTCAACCTTCGTCCAAGCGTTCGTAA
- a CDS encoding CpaF family protein — MAHDIQFADGAAPFSQSQQFHDIKNAAHEHLLTRIEELGAEFGRWSRQAINQFVDLEIDSFVRLRRIPLNENEVRTIAEALTKELAGFGPIEDLLADPHVEDILINGYNDIYVSRHGILAKLPIRFTDNAHLLRIVRRILAPIGRRLDESNPMVDARLPDGGRVNVVIEPLSIDGPVVSIRKFRKDPLKPADLLGNGTFNAELGALLEAAVEARCNILVSGGTSSGKTSLLNALAFHIPEPERVVTIEDTAELSLNHPHVVRLESRPGGFDGTGVVSIRDLLRNTLRMRPDRIIVGEVRGGEVLEMLQAMNTGHDGSMGTVHASSPRECLYRLEMLAGFAGFQGTESSLRRQIANAIDFIVQIGRLSNGRRRILSITEVTGLSDNIIATQELYRYEARVTPEGEEVDTWESLGIHPHSPKLARFRQTLQGGFGGSGGGGGFGGGFGRGGGGFNV; from the coding sequence ATGGCACACGACATTCAATTTGCGGACGGCGCCGCGCCGTTCTCCCAGTCGCAGCAGTTCCATGACATCAAGAATGCCGCGCACGAACATTTGCTGACGCGCATCGAGGAACTGGGGGCCGAGTTCGGTCGTTGGTCGCGCCAGGCAATCAACCAGTTCGTCGACCTGGAAATCGACAGCTTCGTGCGTTTGCGGCGCATCCCGCTCAACGAGAACGAGGTCAGGACGATTGCCGAGGCGCTGACCAAGGAGCTTGCCGGGTTCGGGCCGATCGAGGACTTGCTCGCCGATCCGCATGTCGAGGACATCCTGATCAACGGCTACAACGACATCTACGTGTCGCGCCACGGGATCCTGGCCAAGCTGCCGATCCGCTTTACCGATAACGCGCACCTGCTGCGTATCGTGCGACGCATCCTTGCGCCGATCGGCCGACGCCTGGACGAATCGAATCCGATGGTCGATGCGCGCCTGCCGGACGGCGGGCGTGTCAACGTGGTGATCGAGCCGCTGTCGATCGACGGGCCGGTCGTGTCGATCCGGAAATTCCGCAAGGATCCGCTCAAGCCGGCCGATCTGCTCGGCAACGGCACGTTCAATGCGGAGCTCGGCGCGCTGCTCGAGGCGGCGGTCGAGGCTCGCTGCAACATCCTCGTGTCGGGCGGCACGAGCTCGGGCAAGACTTCGCTGCTCAATGCGCTCGCGTTCCACATTCCCGAGCCGGAACGCGTCGTGACGATCGAGGATACGGCCGAACTGTCGCTGAATCACCCGCATGTCGTGCGCCTCGAAAGCCGGCCCGGTGGCTTCGACGGCACCGGCGTCGTGTCGATTCGCGATTTGCTGCGCAATACGTTGCGGATGCGCCCGGACCGGATCATCGTGGGCGAAGTGCGCGGCGGCGAGGTGCTCGAAATGCTGCAGGCCATGAACACGGGCCACGACGGCTCGATGGGAACCGTGCATGCGAGTTCGCCGCGCGAGTGCCTCTATCGTCTCGAGATGCTGGCCGGCTTCGCCGGGTTCCAGGGCACCGAGTCGAGCCTGCGCCGGCAGATCGCGAACGCGATCGACTTCATCGTGCAGATTGGCCGTCTGTCCAACGGCCGGCGCCGGATCCTGTCGATTACCGAGGTAACCGGCCTGTCGGACAACATCATCGCGACGCAGGAACTGTATCGCTACGAGGCGCGCGTGACGCCCGAAGGCGAAGAAGTCGACACCTGGGAATCGCTCGGCATTCATCCGCACTCGCCGAAGCTCGCCCGCTTCCGTCAGACACTGCAGGGCGGCTTCGGCGGTAGCGGCGGCGGTGGCGGATTCGGCGGCGGATTCGGCCGCGGCGGCGGGGGTTTCAATGTATAG
- a CDS encoding type II secretion system F family protein has product MYSVLAMALLLVAAALMLWRHGEMKRDRADVQRFIDSRIEPGARAGGVRQQQARPAAPAAARASAGVPASQWARWRAVATEYFANVASRAGIEDARGKALLALLALTGAAFAAGDRGGWLGGIAALVCGAALLVFWLVSRIHRRRQMIVRQLPSFLDGIVRLVTLGNSVPAAFQAALQTTEAPLRGCLDHVSRMLRTGVEIDRAMMHIANVYHTKEFELVGSVLRLSVRYGGRADIMLDRMSTFMRDLEQAERELEAMSSETRLSAWVLVMLPIAIGSFVIATNPLYLQSMWNDYTGRQLLVLAFMLQAAGGIWLYHMAKLR; this is encoded by the coding sequence ATGTATAGCGTGCTGGCAATGGCGCTTCTGCTCGTGGCCGCCGCGCTGATGCTGTGGCGGCACGGCGAGATGAAGCGCGATCGCGCCGACGTGCAGCGCTTCATCGACAGCCGGATCGAACCCGGCGCGCGAGCGGGCGGTGTGCGTCAGCAGCAAGCCCGGCCGGCGGCGCCCGCCGCGGCGCGCGCGTCAGCCGGCGTGCCCGCTTCGCAATGGGCACGCTGGCGTGCCGTCGCGACCGAGTATTTCGCCAACGTGGCAAGCCGCGCGGGAATCGAGGACGCGCGCGGCAAGGCGCTGCTTGCGCTGCTGGCGTTGACCGGGGCGGCGTTTGCCGCCGGCGATCGGGGCGGCTGGCTCGGCGGCATCGCCGCGCTCGTCTGCGGCGCCGCGCTGCTCGTGTTCTGGCTGGTGTCGCGCATACATCGGCGGCGCCAGATGATCGTTCGTCAGTTGCCGTCGTTTCTGGACGGCATCGTGCGGCTGGTGACGCTGGGCAATAGCGTGCCGGCCGCGTTCCAGGCCGCGCTGCAGACCACCGAGGCGCCATTGCGCGGCTGCCTGGACCATGTGTCGAGGATGCTGCGCACGGGCGTCGAGATCGACCGCGCGATGATGCATATCGCGAACGTGTACCACACGAAGGAGTTCGAACTGGTCGGGTCGGTGCTGCGGCTGTCGGTGCGGTACGGCGGTCGCGCGGACATCATGCTCGACCGGATGTCGACGTTCATGCGCGACCTCGAACAGGCCGAGCGGGAACTGGAGGCGATGTCGTCGGAAACGCGTTTGTCTGCATGGGTGCTCGTCATGCTGCCGATCGCGATCGGCAGCTTCGTCATCGCGACCAATCCGCTCTACCTCCAGTCGATGTGGAACGATTACACCGGTCGCCAGTTGCTGGTCCTCGCTTTCATGCTGCAGGCAGCGGGCGGGATCTGGCTTTATCACATGGCCAAACTCAGGTGA
- a CDS encoding type II secretion system F family protein: protein MTANQLGSLALVLGALGILLLALLAIRSAHAQSRSGRTLTDALERRLAALAAASGRAAQDADESLRKEPAGRQAPGQPSRLAQMQARLSVFGMRWLDTGVGRLVVAEEDRLLLEQCGFVDTRTRGLFLSARIACSIVIPLAYIGVVGPHVSGTQWWLGVGISFIVGFMVPKLYLRRRAAKRRQAVTDELPLLVDMLRLLQGVGLSLDQSIQVVTNDFKGMMPVLSSEMEIAQRQFAAGRTREQSLQRLSSGFENEDLRAIVRLLIQVDKHGGAVQEPLKQFGERLREARRAMLRERIGRLTVKMTGVMIVTLLPALLIVTAGPGMISVLRALNQAQH, encoded by the coding sequence ATGACAGCCAATCAACTTGGTTCGCTCGCACTGGTGCTTGGGGCGCTGGGCATCCTGTTGCTGGCGCTGCTCGCGATCCGCAGCGCGCATGCGCAATCGCGCAGCGGCCGGACACTGACCGACGCACTCGAGCGGCGGCTTGCAGCGCTGGCGGCCGCGAGCGGGCGGGCGGCCCAGGATGCGGACGAATCGTTGCGGAAGGAGCCGGCCGGCCGGCAGGCACCCGGTCAGCCGTCGCGACTCGCGCAAATGCAGGCACGTCTGTCGGTGTTCGGGATGCGCTGGCTGGATACCGGTGTCGGTCGGCTGGTCGTGGCCGAAGAGGATCGGCTGCTGCTCGAGCAATGCGGTTTTGTCGATACGCGCACGCGCGGCTTGTTCCTGAGTGCGCGGATCGCCTGCTCGATCGTCATTCCGCTCGCATACATCGGCGTGGTCGGGCCGCATGTGAGTGGCACGCAGTGGTGGCTGGGCGTGGGTATTTCGTTCATCGTCGGATTCATGGTGCCGAAGCTCTACCTGAGGCGCCGTGCCGCGAAGCGTCGACAAGCGGTGACCGACGAGTTGCCGCTGCTGGTCGACATGCTGCGTCTGCTTCAAGGGGTTGGCCTGTCGCTCGATCAGAGTATTCAGGTCGTCACCAACGACTTCAAGGGCATGATGCCCGTGCTCTCGTCGGAAATGGAAATCGCCCAACGGCAGTTCGCGGCGGGGCGAACACGCGAGCAGTCGTTGCAGCGGTTGTCTTCGGGCTTTGAAAACGAGGATCTGCGCGCCATCGTGCGATTGCTGATACAGGTCGACAAGCACGGCGGCGCGGTCCAGGAGCCGCTCAAGCAGTTCGGCGAGCGCTTGCGCGAGGCCCGTCGCGCGATGCTGCGCGAGCGCATCGGTCGGTTGACGGTCAAGATGACGGGCGTGATGATCGTGACGCTTCTGCCCGCGCTGCTGATCGTGACGGCCGGGCCGGGGATGATTTCGGTGTTGCGTGCGCTGAACCAGGCGCAGCACTGA
- a CDS encoding pilus assembly protein, with protein sequence MKRIDEVAKVAGMVAMAGLLCACSAFKESGYGVGPQAERAALMDAAAQKQSAPDTPGMYLGLIERMQSQGLYYASLAHIDAYEKQYGASPQTILLRADALRMTDQPAASTAVYTQLLNTPLASRGYRGLGLIAGAAGDFPRAAQALAQATVLAPTDAATLSDLAYAKLRGGDIDGARIPLMKAAELDQNNPKIISNLVLYLLASGRARDAQRLMAQQKLSADVRNDIRGDAMKITAAARAWRRAAPPSASVATVTPVGSGSVVDVSGADVSRRPSPVANIQGFDPTAPLLQRFAQ encoded by the coding sequence ATGAAACGCATCGATGAAGTCGCGAAAGTGGCCGGCATGGTGGCGATGGCTGGCCTGCTCTGCGCGTGTTCGGCGTTCAAGGAAAGCGGGTACGGTGTTGGCCCGCAAGCCGAGCGTGCGGCATTGATGGACGCCGCGGCCCAGAAACAGTCAGCACCCGATACGCCCGGCATGTATCTGGGCCTGATCGAGCGGATGCAGTCGCAAGGACTGTATTACGCGTCGCTCGCGCATATCGATGCGTACGAGAAGCAGTACGGTGCGTCACCGCAGACCATCCTTCTGCGCGCCGATGCGTTGCGCATGACCGACCAGCCGGCCGCGAGCACGGCTGTCTATACGCAACTGCTCAACACGCCGCTGGCGTCGCGCGGGTATCGCGGGCTGGGGCTGATCGCCGGTGCGGCGGGCGATTTTCCGCGCGCCGCGCAGGCATTGGCGCAGGCGACGGTGCTGGCACCGACCGATGCCGCGACGCTGTCGGATCTCGCCTACGCAAAATTGCGCGGCGGTGATATCGACGGTGCGCGCATCCCGTTGATGAAGGCGGCTGAACTCGACCAGAACAATCCAAAGATCATCAGCAACCTGGTGCTGTACCTGCTCGCGTCCGGCCGTGCGCGCGACGCGCAGCGGCTCATGGCACAGCAGAAGCTGTCGGCCGACGTGCGCAACGACATCCGCGGCGACGCGATGAAAATCACGGCGGCAGCGCGTGCGTGGCGCCGCGCGGCACCGCCATCGGCCTCGGTCGCGACGGTGACGCCGGTCGGCTCGGGCAGCGTCGTCGACGTGTCGGGCGCCGATGTCTCGCGGCGGCCGTCGCCCGTCGCAAACATTCAGGGATTCGATCCCACCGCGCCGTTGCTGCAACGGTTCGCACAATGA
- a CDS encoding DUF3613 domain-containing protein, with protein sequence MTNDKRFNRRLAGLHRGITVVALLGAATAAHCQESMPSAAEVGHATDALLALQRDNRAAGPALPMLGDTASLSYQRYLDSFKHKIPESMGSPVNANGSGGAGGQHSMQSY encoded by the coding sequence ATGACGAACGACAAACGTTTCAATCGACGCCTTGCAGGGCTGCATCGCGGCATCACAGTGGTTGCATTGCTGGGGGCCGCGACTGCGGCACATTGCCAGGAGTCGATGCCGTCGGCGGCGGAAGTCGGCCATGCGACCGACGCGCTGCTCGCGCTGCAGCGGGACAACCGTGCGGCCGGACCGGCGTTGCCGATGTTGGGTGATACCGCGTCGCTCAGCTACCAGCGCTATCTCGATTCGTTCAAGCACAAGATTCCGGAGTCGATGGGGTCGCCGGTCAACGCGAACGGCAGCGGCGGGGCCGGCGGACAGCATTCCATGCAATCGTATTGA
- a CDS encoding TadG family pilus assembly protein has translation MASVWILLAMVILGSVDIGNVFLARRDMQRVADLAALAAVQRLDDACANVTSVATSNASTNGFSVGGTTTLSADCGYWAPTATGTSSSFYSSKTSVPMLTQLNAVRVTISKSMPYFFFGPTRTVIATSTAKATNIDTFSIGATLAAVGGVGCSGVPTGNPGLVNALLGALLQGQGGTPLTLNLASYQGLACANVKLGDIAVALQSLSVGNGTMGGLVNAQASVGTLLKATVAAVGKTTTLGTALQSSATGALNNILNLSLLSNTSINVARLTGQGATSLLTLGLANAEAAADATVNVLDLVMAMAQISQSGKPGVVIGANVPLALPNGTSVSIAQLQVQVISPPTIAVGEGGKDATGAWRTVATNAQIGVYLLVDLGVNPLPVVASANVYLPLYVQLGAGSATLLSTNCRTSPNSATISAQPSVANLCIGQPPLSGNLLNLPATYSCSTPATVLDVKVLAGAVEVSATVSNVSVALAGNTATNTFYGRGGSDPSYYWTTNTNALGSAVSNALAGLSSATITPKVELLFGFVTVPLTADFVPKLLGVLTGVLSPLLSALDGIIDPLLDLLGVQLGAATVHQMSLTCGAAQTVSN, from the coding sequence ATGGCGTCCGTATGGATACTGCTGGCGATGGTCATTCTCGGTTCGGTCGACATCGGCAACGTCTTCCTGGCCCGCCGCGACATGCAGCGCGTCGCCGATCTCGCGGCGCTGGCGGCGGTCCAGCGGCTGGACGATGCGTGTGCGAACGTGACGAGCGTGGCCACGAGCAACGCGTCGACGAACGGCTTTTCCGTCGGCGGCACCACGACCCTGTCGGCCGATTGCGGTTATTGGGCACCGACTGCCACCGGGACGTCGAGCAGTTTCTATTCGTCGAAGACATCGGTTCCCATGCTCACCCAGCTGAATGCGGTCCGGGTCACGATTTCCAAGTCGATGCCGTATTTCTTCTTCGGACCGACGCGCACCGTGATCGCCACGTCGACCGCAAAGGCGACCAACATCGACACGTTCTCGATCGGCGCGACGCTGGCCGCCGTCGGTGGAGTCGGCTGCTCGGGTGTGCCGACCGGCAATCCCGGTCTGGTGAATGCGCTGCTGGGCGCGCTGCTGCAAGGCCAGGGCGGTACGCCGCTGACGCTCAATCTTGCGTCCTATCAGGGCCTTGCCTGCGCGAACGTCAAGCTGGGTGATATCGCCGTCGCACTGCAGTCGCTGTCGGTGGGCAACGGGACGATGGGCGGGCTGGTGAATGCGCAGGCATCGGTCGGCACGCTGCTCAAGGCGACGGTGGCGGCAGTCGGGAAGACGACCACCCTCGGCACCGCTCTGCAGTCGAGTGCTACCGGCGCACTGAACAACATCCTCAACCTGAGCCTGCTCAGCAATACCAGCATCAACGTCGCGCGCCTGACCGGACAGGGTGCCACGTCGCTGCTCACGCTCGGCCTCGCGAATGCGGAGGCGGCGGCCGATGCGACCGTGAACGTGCTCGATCTCGTGATGGCGATGGCGCAGATCTCGCAGAGCGGCAAGCCGGGCGTCGTAATCGGCGCGAATGTGCCGCTTGCGCTGCCGAACGGCACTTCCGTATCGATCGCGCAGTTGCAGGTGCAGGTCATCAGCCCGCCGACCATCGCGGTGGGCGAAGGCGGGAAGGACGCGACCGGCGCGTGGCGCACGGTCGCGACGAATGCGCAGATCGGCGTCTATCTCCTCGTCGACCTCGGTGTGAATCCGCTGCCGGTCGTGGCGTCCGCGAACGTGTATCTGCCGCTTTACGTGCAGCTCGGCGCGGGCAGCGCAACGCTGTTGTCGACCAATTGCCGGACCTCGCCGAATTCGGCCACGATCAGCGCGCAACCGAGCGTCGCGAATCTATGTATCGGCCAGCCGCCGCTCAGCGGCAACCTGCTCAACCTGCCGGCGACCTACAGCTGCTCGACGCCCGCCACGGTGCTAGACGTGAAGGTACTGGCGGGCGCGGTCGAGGTGTCCGCGACCGTCTCCAATGTGTCGGTGGCGCTGGCCGGCAACACGGCGACCAATACGTTTTACGGGCGGGGCGGAAGCGATCCGTCCTACTACTGGACCACCAACACGAATGCGCTGGGTTCAGCCGTGAGCAATGCATTGGCGGGCCTGAGCTCGGCCACGATCACACCGAAAGTGGAGCTGCTGTTCGGATTCGTCACCGTCCCGCTCACAGCGGATTTTGTTCCGAAACTGCTAGGGGTCCTGACCGGTGTTTTGAGCCCGCTGTTGAGCGCGCTGGACGGTATCATCGATCCACTGCTCGATCTGCTTGGCGTCCAGCTCGGTGCCGCCACGGTACATCAGATGTCGCTGACCTGCGGCGCTGCGCAAACTGTCAGTAATTAG
- a CDS encoding sigma 54-interacting transcriptional regulator, with product MRNTPAIAELDLYVWEGKADIVDRVARCMASFDVEVIRADNAEISPERAALRPSLAIISVTMIETGAAFLRDWQANIGMPVVWVGAARDHDASQYPPDYSHILPLDFTCAELRGMIGKLVTQLRAHAAETLQPSELVAHSESMQALLHEVDTFADCDTNVLLHGETGVGKERIAQLLHQKHSRYRNGEFVPVNCGAIPDGLFESLFFGHAKGSFTGAVVAHKGYFEQAAGGTLFLDEVGDLPLYQQVKLLRVLEDGAVLRVGATSPIKVDFRLVAASNKKLPQLVKDGLFRADLYYRLAVIELSIPSLEERGAVDKIALFKSFVAEVVGDERLAQLSDLPYWLADAVADSYFPGNVRELRNLAERVGVTVRQTGGWDAARLQRLVAHARNSAQPVPVESAAEVFVDRSKWDMNERSRVIAALDANGWRRQDTALQLGISRKVLWEKMRKYQIFDEEPETRESE from the coding sequence ATGAGAAACACGCCCGCAATCGCAGAACTCGATCTGTACGTCTGGGAAGGCAAGGCGGACATTGTCGACCGCGTTGCCCGCTGCATGGCGAGCTTCGACGTCGAAGTGATCCGCGCCGACAATGCGGAAATCTCGCCGGAGCGCGCCGCATTGCGGCCCTCGCTCGCGATCATCAGCGTGACGATGATCGAAACCGGCGCGGCGTTCCTGCGCGACTGGCAAGCCAACATCGGCATGCCGGTCGTCTGGGTCGGCGCGGCGCGCGACCACGACGCATCGCAGTATCCGCCCGACTATTCGCACATTCTGCCGCTCGACTTCACCTGCGCCGAACTGCGCGGGATGATCGGCAAGCTCGTCACGCAGCTGCGCGCGCACGCGGCCGAAACGCTGCAGCCGTCCGAACTCGTCGCGCACTCGGAGTCGATGCAGGCGCTGCTGCACGAAGTCGACACATTCGCCGACTGCGACACCAACGTGCTGCTGCACGGCGAAACCGGTGTCGGCAAGGAGCGCATCGCGCAATTGCTCCACCAGAAGCATTCGCGCTATCGCAACGGCGAATTCGTGCCGGTCAACTGCGGTGCGATCCCCGACGGCCTGTTCGAATCGCTGTTCTTCGGGCATGCGAAAGGTTCGTTCACCGGCGCAGTCGTCGCGCATAAAGGCTATTTCGAACAGGCGGCGGGCGGCACGCTGTTCCTCGACGAAGTCGGTGACCTGCCGTTGTACCAGCAGGTCAAGCTGTTGCGCGTGCTCGAGGACGGCGCCGTGCTGCGCGTTGGCGCGACGTCGCCGATCAAGGTCGATTTTCGTCTGGTCGCGGCCAGCAACAAGAAGCTGCCGCAGCTCGTGAAGGACGGCCTGTTCCGCGCGGATCTGTACTATCGGCTCGCGGTGATCGAGCTGAGCATTCCGTCGCTCGAGGAGCGGGGCGCGGTCGACAAGATCGCGCTGTTCAAGTCGTTCGTCGCGGAAGTGGTGGGCGACGAGCGGCTCGCGCAGCTGTCCGATCTGCCTTACTGGCTCGCGGACGCGGTCGCGGACAGCTATTTCCCCGGCAACGTGCGCGAACTGCGCAACCTCGCGGAACGCGTCGGCGTGACGGTGCGGCAGACTGGCGGCTGGGACGCGGCGCGGCTGCAGCGGCTGGTCGCGCATGCGCGCAACTCGGCGCAGCCGGTGCCGGTGGAAAGCGCGGCGGAAGTCTTCGTCGACCGAAGCAAGTGGGACATGAACGAGCGCAGCCGCGTGATCGCCGCCCTCGACGCAAACGGCTGGCGGCGCCAGGATACGGCGCTGCAGCTCGGCATCAGCCGCAAGGTGTTATGGGAAAAGATGCGCAAGTATCAGATATTCGACGAAGAGCCCGAGACCCGCGAAAGCGAATAA
- a CDS encoding DUF2968 domain-containing protein, whose protein sequence is MSHMTGLARACVLLAMMGGVQGAYAQGLAGNGAPAVQQASAPVAAIPVLDQQVQTSVQPQAGDTTGPSTVDELQRQIQAHSLTEMRTSYNGSYGASLLFSVKDGAYFVALFQQKAFWRVIKSYDETRAEAIYRDFSHQAERLAVNELRAAKLESQKAQTDRQIALTQERARRLQADISIAREQQAAVVDRQKSVRNETAALQAQQAELQSQLRALQQQVRSLQREANAGLPATAH, encoded by the coding sequence ATGAGCCATATGACGGGGTTGGCGCGGGCGTGTGTGTTGCTCGCGATGATGGGAGGCGTGCAGGGCGCGTACGCGCAGGGGCTGGCCGGCAATGGAGCGCCGGCGGTCCAGCAGGCGTCGGCGCCGGTGGCGGCGATTCCGGTGCTGGACCAGCAGGTGCAAACGTCGGTGCAGCCGCAGGCGGGCGACACGACCGGGCCGAGCACGGTTGACGAGCTGCAGCGCCAGATTCAGGCGCATTCGCTGACGGAAATGCGCACGAGCTATAACGGCAGCTACGGCGCGAGCCTGCTGTTCAGCGTGAAGGACGGTGCCTATTTCGTCGCGCTGTTCCAGCAGAAGGCGTTCTGGCGCGTGATCAAGAGTTACGACGAAACGCGGGCGGAAGCGATCTATCGCGATTTCTCGCATCAGGCGGAACGGCTGGCCGTCAACGAATTGCGTGCGGCGAAGCTGGAATCGCAGAAGGCACAGACGGACCGGCAGATCGCGCTCACGCAGGAGCGGGCGCGGCGTCTGCAGGCCGACATCTCCATCGCACGCGAGCAGCAGGCCGCGGTCGTGGATCGCCAGAAGAGCGTCCGCAATGAAACGGCGGCGCTGCAGGCGCAACAGGCGGAGCTTCAGTCGCAACTGCGCGCATTGCAGCAGCAGGTGCGTTCGCTGCAGCGCGAGGCCAACGCGGGCTTGCCGGCGACGGCACACTGA
- the hfq gene encoding RNA chaperone Hfq, producing MANPAESHPQNDFINSARKERKRVEIYLVNGIRLTGCIESFDQYLVMLRTPVGLQGIYKRAISTIQLDTGGSRPGGGGPRGPRTGGRPGGREGGGHSPYGSHGGSRESRGDGGYGSREPREGYGSREPREGYGSREPREGYGAPREGYSAPREPREGYSAPRDTGDASGSTSPSDTRGGNGPVIVTRRRRIVPDGQ from the coding sequence ATGGCCAATCCCGCAGAATCCCATCCGCAAAACGACTTCATCAATTCGGCGCGCAAGGAACGTAAGCGTGTTGAAATCTATCTCGTCAACGGCATTCGTCTGACGGGGTGTATCGAGTCGTTCGACCAGTACCTGGTGATGCTGCGCACCCCCGTGGGTCTGCAAGGCATCTACAAGCGTGCGATTTCCACGATCCAGCTCGATACGGGCGGCTCGCGCCCGGGCGGCGGCGGCCCCCGCGGCCCGCGCACCGGCGGTCGGCCGGGCGGCCGCGAAGGCGGCGGTCACAGCCCGTACGGCTCGCACGGCGGCTCCCGCGAATCCCGCGGCGACGGCGGCTACGGCTCGCGCGAGCCGCGTGAAGGCTACGGCTCCCGTGAACCGCGCGAAGGCTATGGCTCCCGCGAACCGCGCGAGGGTTATGGCGCGCCCCGCGAGGGTTACAGCGCTCCGCGTGAACCGCGTGAAGGCTACAGCGCGCCGCGCGACACCGGCGACGCATCGGGCAGCACGTCGCCGTCCGATACCCGCGGCGGCAACGGGCCGGTGATCGTCACGCGCCGCCGGCGAATCGTGCCGGACGGCCAGTAA